Proteins encoded by one window of Salvia splendens isolate huo1 chromosome 7, SspV2, whole genome shotgun sequence:
- the LOC121741288 gene encoding uncharacterized protein LOC121741288, whose product MANFVLILSCLAFLSAMHGNEAVQYTATNNAATTAGGARFVRDIGTQYTLQAMDASTAFIWRTFQQNSAADRKNVQKVSLFIDDMGGVAYTSNDQIHVSARYINGYGGNVKNEFTGVLYHEMTHVWQWNGNGQAPGGLIEGIADFVRLKAGYAPSHWVKAGQGDRWDQGYDVTARFLDYCNGLKNGFVAQLNKKMRGGYSNNYFVDLLGKTVDQLWKDYKAKYAT is encoded by the exons ATGGCTaactttgtgttgatattgtctTGCTTGGCATTCTTATCAGCAATGCATGGGAATGAGGCTGTCCAGTACACTGCCACGAACAACGCAGCAACAACGGCAGGTGGTGCTCGGTTTGTCAGGGATATCGGTACCCAGTATACTTTACAAGCCATGGATGCCTCTACAGCCTTCATCTGGAGGACCTTCCAGCAGAACTCTGCTGCTGATCGGAAAAATGTGCAGAAAGTGAGCTTATTCATCGATGACATGGGCGGGGTGGCGTATACCAGTAACGACCAGATTCATGTCAGCGCCAG ATACATTAATGGGTATGGGGGCAATGTGAAAAATGAGTTTACTGGCGTTCTGTACCATGAAATGACCCATGTGTGGCAGTGGAATGGCAACGGGCAGGCGCCGGGTGGTCTCATAGAAGGAATAGCCGATTTTGTGAGGCTGAAAGCTGGTTATGCCCCGAGCCACTGGGTGAAGGCTGGGCAAGGTGACCGGTGGGATCAAGGCTACGATGTGACTGCTAGGTTTCTCGACTACTGCAACGGACTCAAGAATGGGTTTGTGGCTCAACTCAACAAGAAGATGAGAGGTGGTTACAGCAACAATTACTTTGTGGACTTGCTGGGGAAGACAGTGGATCAGCTCTGGAAAGACTACAAAGCAAAGTATGCAACTTGA
- the LOC121811375 gene encoding uncharacterized protein LOC121811375, with the protein MANNFVLILCCFALLFAIRGNEAVQYTVTNYAATTPGGARFAREIGVQYTLQAMNTSTAFIWMTFQQNSAADRKNLPKVSLFIDNMDGVAYAIGSEIHVSARYINGYGGNLKNEFTGVLYHEMAHIWQWNGNGQAPGGLIEGIADYVRLKAGYAASHWVRPGQGDRWDQGYDVTARFLDYCNGLRNGFVAQLNKKMRGGYTSNYFVDLLGKTVDQLWRDYKAKYAT; encoded by the exons ATGGCCAATaactttgtgttgatattgtgttgctTCGCATTACTGTTTGCAATCCGAGGGAATGAGGCTGTCCAGTACACTGTCACGAACTACGCAGCAACAACGCCAGGTGGTGCTCGGTTCGCTAGAGAGATCGGGGTTCAGTATACCTTACAAGCCATGAACACCTCCACAGCCTTCATCTGGATGACTTTCCAGCAGAACTCCGCTGCTGATCGGAAAAATCTTCCCAAAGTTAGCTTGTTCATCGATAACATGGACGGAGTGGCTTATGCCATTGGCAGTGAGATCCATGTCAGCGCCCG ATACATTAATGGGTATGGGGGCAACCTGAAAAATGAATTCACTGGAGTTTTATACCATGAAATGGCGCATATTTGGCAGTGGAATGGCAACGGGCAGGCGCCGGGTGGTCTGATAGAAGGGATAGCCGATTATGTGAGGCTGAAAGCTGGTTATGCCGCGAGCCACTGGGTGAGGCCCGGCCAAGGTGACCGGTGGGATCAAGGCTACGACGTGACTGCTAGGTTTCTCGACTACTGCAATGGACTCAGGAATGGATTTGTGGCTCAACTCAACAAGAAGATGAGAGGTGGTTACACCAGCAATTACTTTGTGGACTTGCTGGGGAAGACTGTGGATCAGCTCTGGAGAGACTACAAAGCCAAATATGCAACTTGA